In Paraburkholderia terrae, a genomic segment contains:
- a CDS encoding FAD-dependent oxidoreductase, with amino-acid sequence MLTIDDIRAIPLFSTLSDNELDHLAHTSADLHLCAGEFAVHEGGERALYAVLAGKMEVIKTFDGIERTLGWRLPGTIFGEVPLALSSPFPGAYRAAEPSRVMRVDAQRYYTLAAASPEVALKMGALARERIGGLQGLSAEPPKPRVTLVGNRWDTACTALRQFLARNQISCDWMTPDAPELPARWPGTRPPEEDCPALRLVDGTVLCRPETRQLAGLLGLQTQPRLAGYDTLIIGGGPAGLAAAVYGASEGLRTVVVEREAPGGQAGTSSRIENYLGFPNGVSGDELASRALQQARRLGAEILVTRSIARIDIDGRNVYLDGGDVIHARTIILATGVTWRRLAIDGFDRFIGKGIYYGASRSEASATHGLDVYLIGGGNSAGQAALYFANHARMVTLILRGDSIEKSMSRYLIEQLRSKSNVAVQLRSEVVGAYGDTHLTAIDIRDGLSAEVSRHDCGGLFVFIGADAETEWLPTEIARDARGYVLTGDDVVKAGHWSHSRDPYLLESSVPGVFACGDVRLSPVKRVASAVGEGSMAIAFAHKYLQYDAS; translated from the coding sequence ATGCTCACCATCGACGACATCCGGGCGATTCCACTCTTCTCGACACTCTCCGACAACGAGCTGGACCATCTCGCGCACACGTCTGCGGACCTGCATCTGTGCGCGGGTGAATTCGCGGTCCATGAAGGTGGAGAGCGCGCGCTGTACGCCGTTCTGGCCGGCAAGATGGAAGTCATCAAGACGTTCGACGGCATCGAGCGCACCTTGGGCTGGCGACTGCCCGGAACCATCTTTGGCGAAGTGCCGCTCGCGCTGAGTTCCCCGTTCCCAGGCGCCTATCGGGCTGCGGAGCCATCGCGTGTCATGCGTGTGGACGCTCAGCGTTACTACACACTCGCTGCTGCGTCACCGGAAGTTGCGTTGAAGATGGGCGCCCTCGCCCGCGAGCGCATCGGTGGACTGCAGGGCCTCTCCGCCGAGCCGCCCAAGCCCCGCGTGACCCTTGTCGGCAATCGCTGGGACACGGCTTGTACCGCGTTGCGCCAGTTCCTGGCCCGCAACCAGATCAGCTGCGACTGGATGACGCCCGATGCGCCTGAACTGCCAGCGCGCTGGCCGGGTACTCGCCCGCCAGAGGAGGATTGCCCGGCCTTGCGGCTGGTCGACGGGACGGTGCTTTGCCGGCCGGAGACACGCCAACTCGCCGGATTGCTGGGTTTGCAGACGCAGCCCCGCCTTGCCGGATACGACACGTTGATCATCGGTGGTGGCCCCGCAGGTCTTGCTGCGGCGGTGTATGGTGCGTCGGAAGGCCTGCGCACTGTGGTGGTGGAGCGCGAAGCGCCAGGCGGGCAAGCCGGGACTTCCTCGCGCATCGAGAATTACCTCGGCTTTCCAAACGGTGTGTCAGGCGACGAACTCGCGAGCCGTGCCTTGCAGCAAGCAAGGCGGCTGGGTGCCGAGATTCTGGTGACACGATCAATCGCTCGAATCGATATCGACGGGCGTAACGTGTACCTCGACGGAGGCGACGTTATCCATGCGCGAACAATCATTCTCGCGACGGGCGTCACGTGGCGCCGCCTCGCGATCGATGGCTTCGACCGGTTTATCGGTAAAGGAATTTACTACGGTGCGTCGCGCAGCGAAGCTAGCGCAACGCATGGACTCGACGTCTATCTGATCGGCGGCGGAAACTCGGCCGGCCAGGCCGCTTTGTACTTTGCCAATCATGCACGCATGGTGACGCTCATCTTGCGAGGCGATTCAATTGAGAAGAGCATGTCTCGCTATCTGATCGAGCAGCTTCGCAGCAAGTCAAACGTGGCGGTGCAACTGCGTTCGGAAGTTGTCGGCGCATACGGCGATACCCATCTGACGGCGATCGACATACGCGATGGGCTGAGCGCAGAGGTGAGCCGGCACGACTGTGGTGGATTGTTCGTGTTCATCGGCGCCGATGCAGAAACCGAGTGGTTGCCGACGGAAATCGCTCGCGACGCACGCGGATATGTTCTCACCGGGGACGACGTCGTCAAGGCGGGACACTGGTCTCATAGCCGGGATCCCTATCTGCTCGAATCGAGTGTTCCCGGCGTGTTTGCCTGTGGGGATGTGAGGTTGAGCCCTGTCAAACGTGTCGCTTCAGCCGTCGGCGAGGGCAGCATGGCAATCGCATTCGCCCACAAATACCTGCAGTACGACGCCAGTTAG
- a CDS encoding RNA polymerase sigma factor, whose product MSLSGGDREADGEARSIAEAVARRGYGKLVALLAMRTRDVAAAEDALADAFAAALADWPERGCPANPEAWLMTVARRRAIDGARHRRVGDEVVNQLAILADEIDEREAGALPDRRLALLFACTHPALEAAIRTPLMLQVVLGLEAKTIASAFLMSPAAMSKRLVRAKNKIREAGIPFSVPEREELPGRLDAVLEAVYAVYAEGWADPVGGDTERRDLTGEALFLAQLLVELLPEEPETLGLLALMLYAQARCDARRDAAGDYVPLSAQDPATWNTPMIDAADAMLHRANAFNAIGRFQLEAALQSAHIYRCRTHRPNWDEIVQLYDALLTIAASPVVAVNRALALAERDGPRAALDALEPYADDPRLADYQPYWAARADLLARAGATAEALRAYDLAIGLARDPAVRRFLQRKRFELSSASS is encoded by the coding sequence ATGAGTCTGTCCGGCGGCGATCGTGAAGCCGACGGCGAGGCGCGTTCGATTGCCGAGGCGGTCGCCCGCCGCGGTTACGGCAAGCTCGTCGCGCTGCTGGCGATGCGCACGCGCGACGTCGCCGCAGCCGAGGACGCGCTGGCCGACGCGTTCGCGGCCGCGCTCGCCGATTGGCCGGAGCGCGGCTGCCCCGCGAATCCCGAAGCGTGGCTGATGACGGTCGCGCGCCGCCGTGCGATCGACGGCGCGCGCCATCGCCGCGTCGGCGACGAAGTGGTGAACCAGCTCGCGATCCTCGCCGACGAGATCGACGAGCGTGAAGCAGGCGCATTGCCCGACCGGCGGCTTGCGCTGCTGTTCGCCTGCACGCACCCTGCCCTCGAGGCTGCGATTCGCACGCCGCTGATGCTGCAGGTGGTGCTCGGGCTCGAAGCGAAGACGATTGCGTCCGCGTTCCTGATGTCACCCGCGGCGATGAGCAAGCGCCTCGTGCGAGCAAAGAACAAGATCCGTGAAGCAGGCATTCCGTTCAGCGTGCCCGAGCGCGAGGAGTTGCCCGGTCGGCTCGATGCGGTGCTGGAAGCGGTTTATGCGGTCTACGCGGAAGGATGGGCCGACCCGGTTGGCGGCGATACCGAGAGGCGCGATCTCACGGGTGAGGCGCTGTTTCTTGCGCAACTGCTCGTCGAACTGCTGCCCGAGGAGCCAGAGACGCTGGGGCTGCTCGCGCTGATGCTGTATGCGCAAGCACGTTGCGACGCGCGTCGCGATGCGGCCGGTGATTACGTTCCGCTGTCGGCTCAGGATCCGGCGACATGGAACACGCCGATGATCGACGCAGCCGACGCTATGCTGCATCGCGCGAACGCGTTCAACGCAATCGGACGCTTTCAGCTAGAGGCCGCGCTGCAGTCGGCACACATATACCGTTGCCGCACCCATCGTCCGAACTGGGACGAGATCGTACAACTTTATGATGCGCTGCTCACGATTGCGGCGTCGCCGGTGGTCGCCGTGAACCGCGCGCTCGCGCTGGCGGAACGGGACGGTCCACGGGCGGCGCTCGACGCGCTCGAGCCGTATGCCGACGATCCGCGGCTGGCCGACTACCAGCCGTACTGGGCCGCGCGCGCCGATCTGCTCGCGCGCGCCGGCGCGACGGCCGAAGCGCTCCGCGCGTACGATCTCGCGATCGGCCTCGCGCGCGATCCGGCCGTGCGCCGGTTCCTGCAGCGCAAGCGTTTCGAGTTGTCATCGGCGAGCAGTTAG
- a CDS encoding YciI family protein — MQYLLMIYSEEGRWNQMTDSERQQGVAAYQAYTESLKKAEVLAGSNRLQHTNAATTVRLVDGKPQVLDGPFSDSKEQLGGYYLIDVPNLDAAIAWASRCPGAGYGTMEVRPIWTAPYDAPSAA; from the coding sequence ATGCAATACCTGTTGATGATCTATTCGGAAGAAGGTCGCTGGAACCAGATGACGGACAGCGAGCGGCAGCAAGGCGTCGCCGCGTATCAGGCGTACACGGAATCGTTGAAAAAAGCGGAGGTGCTGGCGGGCTCAAACCGGCTACAGCACACGAACGCGGCCACCACGGTGCGGCTCGTCGACGGCAAGCCGCAGGTGCTTGACGGACCCTTTTCCGATTCGAAAGAGCAGCTCGGCGGCTACTACCTGATCGACGTGCCGAACCTGGACGCGGCGATCGCGTGGGCGTCACGTTGCCCCGGCGCGGGGTACGGCACCATGGAAGTTCGCCCAATCTGGACGGCTCCCTACGACGCGCCATCCGCTGCATGA
- a CDS encoding aminotransferase class V-fold PLP-dependent enzyme: MPGLLPDVDREGLLEYSVVYTDRSINHMSQLFQGVMRDISASLKKVYNAKSAVVVPGSGTFGMEAVARQFATNKKCLVIRNGWFSFRWSQIFDMGGIPSESTVLKARPVEQGRQAAYAPAPIEEVVAAIKENKPDLVFAPHVETASGMMLPDDYLRAVSDAVHGVGGMFVLDCIASGTVWVDMQASGVDVLISAPQKGWSASPCCGLVMLSPLARERIDSTTSTSFACDLRKWLQIMEAYENGGFAYHATMPTDSLAILRDVMKETEAYGFDKVRAEQIELGKRVRSLLTGAGFKSVAAEGFQAPGVVVSYTDDDGIRSGKKFADAGLQIAPGVPLQCDEGEDFKTFRVGLFGLDKLHDVEGAVARLAKALDRIL, from the coding sequence GTGCCAGGTCTACTTCCCGATGTCGACCGCGAGGGGCTCCTCGAATATTCGGTCGTTTACACCGACCGATCAATCAATCATATGTCGCAGCTCTTTCAAGGAGTCATGCGCGATATCTCCGCCTCACTGAAAAAAGTCTACAACGCAAAGTCGGCTGTTGTCGTCCCGGGCAGCGGGACTTTCGGCATGGAAGCCGTTGCCCGGCAGTTCGCGACAAACAAGAAGTGTCTGGTCATCCGCAATGGATGGTTCAGTTTCCGCTGGTCGCAGATTTTCGACATGGGCGGCATTCCGTCTGAATCGACGGTGTTGAAGGCGCGTCCGGTCGAACAAGGAAGGCAGGCCGCATATGCACCGGCTCCGATCGAAGAGGTGGTCGCTGCGATCAAGGAAAACAAGCCGGATCTGGTCTTTGCGCCGCATGTCGAAACCGCATCGGGGATGATGCTGCCGGATGACTATTTGCGCGCGGTGTCTGATGCCGTTCATGGCGTCGGCGGCATGTTTGTGCTGGATTGCATCGCCTCCGGTACGGTCTGGGTGGATATGCAGGCCAGTGGCGTCGATGTGCTGATCAGCGCACCGCAAAAGGGATGGAGCGCGTCACCGTGCTGCGGATTGGTCATGCTCAGTCCACTTGCTCGCGAAAGAATCGACTCAACGACTAGCACCAGTTTCGCTTGCGATCTTCGCAAATGGCTGCAGATCATGGAGGCCTACGAGAACGGTGGGTTCGCGTACCACGCCACGATGCCCACGGACAGTCTCGCGATACTGCGTGATGTCATGAAGGAGACTGAGGCATACGGCTTTGACAAAGTTAGAGCGGAGCAGATTGAACTCGGTAAGCGCGTTCGCTCACTCTTGACGGGTGCAGGTTTTAAAAGCGTGGCGGCGGAAGGTTTCCAGGCTCCGGGTGTTGTGGTCAGCTATACGGATGATGACGGTATACGGTCCGGGAAGAAATTCGCCGATGCTGGCTTGCAGATCGCGCCTGGTGTTCCTCTTCAATGTGATGAGGGTGAAGACTTTAAGACGTTCCGGGTGGGATTGTTTGGCCTGGATAAACTGCATGACGTTGAAGGCGCAGTCGCCAGGCTCGCTAAGGCGTTGGATAGAATTCTTTAG